Proteins encoded within one genomic window of Deltaproteobacteria bacterium:
- a CDS encoding radical SAM protein yields MEAVAQSETGRTLNELEAYFKKYSDMPREVVLKHDLLRDGHWFTDAALELASDALVKSYRLFSYDLMPMKDMKRKEHRKITEWFTMRGGQYGLRPVTVQTTLNSDSPYVIDAVDGKPKLFLQGKELCDVAFPPPLKYYTRKFEDGTAYHEIIAYGYFVTAFRNCQYWGPDEECRFCDININARQMKDSKDFTFNPPVKPMDYMVEVARSIEQDATDEVGFTPLIDYLITGGTITKTLHGKDEDTFYCEYAEALKWSGHRRHVYLQTNAKDKDALKRFRAAGVDGHHANMEVWDRKLFEWINPGKNRRIGWDNWVQGMVDAVDVFGETNVRPNFVSGVEMARPYGFDNVKDAVKSTSSGFDFMMKRGIFPRLNQWRREPGSNLVSSHAQPMIPLEFYLELMANYYATWKKYSLPIAPHNSVHPETRIMGRGHGTYDDIILLNEVVDYEARVDDALKNGLKACVHGHTNA; encoded by the coding sequence ATGGAAGCGGTTGCCCAAAGTGAAACTGGCCGGACGTTGAACGAGCTGGAAGCGTATTTCAAAAAATATTCGGACATGCCGCGCGAAGTCGTGCTCAAACACGATCTCTTGCGCGATGGCCATTGGTTCACCGATGCGGCGTTGGAGTTGGCGTCGGACGCGTTGGTGAAATCCTACCGGCTGTTTTCCTACGATCTGATGCCGATGAAAGACATGAAGCGCAAGGAGCATCGCAAGATCACCGAGTGGTTCACGATGCGCGGCGGGCAATACGGGCTCAGGCCGGTGACGGTGCAGACGACTTTGAATTCGGATTCGCCTTACGTGATCGACGCGGTCGATGGCAAGCCGAAGTTGTTTCTGCAAGGAAAAGAGCTGTGCGACGTAGCGTTTCCGCCGCCGCTGAAATATTACACGCGCAAGTTCGAAGACGGCACGGCATATCACGAGATCATCGCCTATGGTTACTTCGTTACGGCGTTTCGCAATTGCCAATACTGGGGACCGGATGAGGAATGCCGCTTTTGCGATATCAATATCAATGCCCGGCAGATGAAAGATTCGAAAGACTTCACCTTCAATCCGCCGGTGAAGCCGATGGACTACATGGTCGAAGTGGCGCGTTCCATCGAACAGGACGCGACTGACGAAGTCGGCTTCACGCCGCTGATCGATTACCTGATCACCGGCGGGACGATTACTAAAACATTGCACGGCAAAGACGAGGACACTTTTTATTGCGAATACGCCGAGGCGCTCAAGTGGAGCGGCCACCGTCGTCATGTTTATTTACAAACCAACGCCAAAGACAAAGACGCGCTCAAACGTTTCCGCGCCGCCGGCGTCGACGGCCACCACGCTAATATGGAAGTGTGGGACCGCAAATTATTCGAATGGATCAATCCCGGCAAGAACCGGAGGATCGGTTGGGACAACTGGGTGCAAGGGATGGTCGATGCGGTGGACGTCTTCGGCGAAACCAACGTGCGGCCGAACTTCGTTAGCGGCGTCGAGATGGCGCGTCCCTACGGGTTTGACAACGTTAAGGACGCGGTGAAATCGACCAGTTCGGGATTCGATTTCATGATGAAGCGGGGAATCTTTCCGCGTCTCAACCAATGGCGCCGGGAGCCTGGTTCCAATCTCGTATCGAGTCATGCGCAGCCGATGATCCCGTTGGAATTCTACTTGGAGTTGATGGCCAACTATTACGCGACGTGGAAAAAATACAGTCTGCCGATCGCGCCCCACAACAGCGTCCACCCCGAGACCCGCATCATGGGCCGCGGCCACGGCACCTACGACGACATTATTCTGCTTAATGAAGTTGTCGACTACGAAGCGCGAGTCGACGACGCGCTGAAAAATGGCTTGAAGGCTTGCGTGCACGGCCATACGAATGCGTGA
- a CDS encoding RidA family protein codes for MAKRKSIHVPGMEHGAPIPNGVVIGNMVFSSAIGGKDAKTGVLSDNPDKQAEAMFRNLRLFMETVGGSVDNIAYMKVYLKDEKYRDNVNGPWEKMFPDAHDRPARHALKVELRGKNLFQIEITAVL; via the coding sequence ATGGCAAAACGCAAAAGCATTCACGTCCCCGGCATGGAACATGGCGCGCCGATTCCCAATGGCGTAGTCATCGGCAATATGGTTTTTTCCTCGGCCATCGGCGGCAAAGACGCCAAGACTGGAGTGCTCTCGGATAATCCCGACAAACAGGCCGAAGCGATGTTCCGCAATCTGCGTCTGTTCATGGAAACCGTCGGCGGCAGCGTCGACAACATCGCCTACATGAAAGTCTATTTGAAAGACGAGAAGTATCGCGACAACGTCAACGGCCCTTGGGAGAAAATGTTTCCCGACGCCCACGACCGCCCCGCCCGCCACGCCCTCAAAGTCGAGCTGCGCGGCAAGAATTTATTTCAAATCGAAATCACCGCGGTGCTCTAG
- a CDS encoding cupin domain-containing protein: MATKNAKINPNVGAGFRKPNKFQTVNNQEDTPMPIEVIDMVDFAHQEKKRKEIFNTPRFHAWMHYYKPGHKDDMHCHNADQTFYVIDGECTMRFPDGGTAVLKPGMAATITGGSFYQLENCNDKPMIMMGNRSGPSENIQIIDYVTRKDTRQKVQADLNAG, encoded by the coding sequence ATGGCCACAAAGAACGCAAAAATAAATCCGAACGTAGGGGCGGGTTTCCGCAAACCGAACAAATTTCAAACTGTAAATAATCAGGAGGACACCCCAATGCCCATCGAAGTCATCGACATGGTCGATTTCGCCCACCAGGAAAAAAAGCGCAAAGAGATTTTCAACACGCCGCGCTTCCACGCCTGGATGCACTATTACAAACCCGGACATAAAGACGACATGCATTGCCACAACGCCGACCAGACGTTTTATGTCATCGACGGCGAATGCACCATGCGCTTCCCCGACGGCGGCACAGCCGTGCTCAAACCCGGCATGGCCGCGACCATCACCGGCGGCTCGTTCTATCAATTGGAAAATTGCAACGACAAACCGATGATCATGATGGGCAACCGCTCCGGGCCTTCGGAAAATATTCAGATCATCGATTACGTCACGCGCAAAGATACCCGACAGAAAGTCCAAGCGGATTTAAACGCGGGATAA
- a CDS encoding amidohydrolase — protein sequence MADWKMIDADGHIREVESDVYEYLPDYYKARREAVMYFPLLPHHGWHRQAGREGIGASFLIPSLQDWQQALDIGQLEAAVIYPTRWMHIGQVGMADFAVDLSKAYNDYLYDRFLRHEPRMKGMAILPMQDVPAAVAELRRVVKDLGMVGAVLPADGLPRPLGHPEFHPVYEEANRLGCMLAVHSQNSLRNNDLFMYRGEAATLAHVWPQMRQFTNFMFSGILGRLPDLKIAFLEAGCGWVPYLMSKMGNRMGEALPPAKLIERGQIYFQCGEEMTTGRDLELLGDECLFWASDFPHEGIVSMKKAVQEFLDRDDISDASKRKISYDNPKKLYGI from the coding sequence ATGGCTGACTGGAAGATGATCGATGCTGACGGGCATATCCGCGAGGTCGAGAGCGATGTCTACGAATATCTACCGGACTATTACAAGGCGCGGCGCGAGGCGGTGATGTATTTCCCGCTGCTGCCGCATCATGGCTGGCACCGCCAGGCGGGGCGCGAGGGGATCGGCGCGTCGTTCTTGATTCCCTCGCTGCAAGACTGGCAACAGGCTTTGGATATCGGCCAGCTCGAAGCGGCGGTGATTTATCCGACGCGCTGGATGCATATCGGCCAGGTCGGCATGGCCGATTTCGCTGTCGATTTGAGCAAGGCCTACAACGATTATCTTTACGATCGTTTTCTGCGCCACGAGCCGCGCATGAAAGGCATGGCGATTTTGCCGATGCAAGACGTTCCCGCCGCCGTTGCCGAGCTGCGCCGCGTCGTCAAAGATCTCGGCATGGTCGGCGCGGTGCTGCCGGCGGACGGTTTGCCACGGCCGCTGGGTCATCCGGAGTTTCATCCGGTCTACGAAGAGGCCAATCGGCTGGGCTGCATGCTGGCGGTGCATTCGCAGAATTCCTTGCGCAACAACGATCTGTTCATGTACCGCGGCGAGGCGGCGACCTTGGCCCATGTCTGGCCGCAGATGCGCCAGTTCACCAACTTCATGTTCTCAGGAATTCTCGGCCGGCTGCCGGATTTAAAAATTGCTTTCTTAGAAGCCGGCTGCGGCTGGGTTCCCTATCTGATGAGCAAGATGGGCAACCGCATGGGCGAAGCATTGCCACCGGCAAAACTGATCGAGCGCGGACAAATATATTTTCAGTGCGGCGAAGAGATGACGACCGGGCGCGATTTAGAGTTGCTCGGCGATGAGTGTCTGTTCTGGGCGTCGGATTTTCCCCACGAAGGTATCGTCAGCATGAAAAAAGCCGTGCAGGAGTTTCTCGACCGCGACGATATTTCGGACGCGTCGAAGCGGAAAATTAGTTACGACAATCCGAAGAAGCTGTATGGGATTTAG